In the genome of Oncorhynchus mykiss isolate Arlee chromosome 18, USDA_OmykA_1.1, whole genome shotgun sequence, one region contains:
- the LOC110495762 gene encoding sentrin-specific protease 2 isoform X2 encodes MYGWVVDGLSSLFEPITGQKHSGWPGLNVGGEIDSQRQDSNARPTKRNYQSVHVSGNVSQSEPVAIKRRRKDIISFVKKTVAGVAGLLRLRDPLSPASERNRRYTASQGPVGLMGIDELHTSWMSSSDWKMEKPTVGGQRERGGLGLLQGASPPLRKHSGSVLGPGNPDRGRDGDEPQRRSLQLLPSRPTLGVGTGPPSSNLPPPTSNRTHRQCLAVEEALKESDKEHYRRLLEMVSDKYSKSQPLPFTRTKPQGATFTQDGHRMAILGRTYESVTPKTGPLRANPSVYMWRDTSSAKQTRDMRGELWLSKPLSAAVDTQPASNATKQPELDLSAEVAARLNLVDREKPTHTDTLNSAEELPRFSKEMAVEVSRALSQRDPNLVLSSAFKLCITQRDLASLQEGSWLNDEVINFYLSLVMIHSSSAGQGLKVYSFSTFFFPKLHGGGHSAVKRWTKAVDLFQYDIILVPLHLGVHWSLAVINFNSRTVRSYDSMGQRHDDICNLLLLYLREEHKARKDRDLDAWTVGSLRPSEIPQQKNGSDCGVFACKYADYIAQGRPLNFRQCHMPLFRKLMIWEILNQRLL; translated from the exons ATGTACGGATGGGTAGTTGACGGACTATCGTCGCTTTTCGAGCCTATAACCGGGCAAAAACATTCCGGTTGGCCTGGTTTGAACGTTGGCGGGGAGATAGACTCGCAACGGCAGGATAGCAACGCCAGGCCAACCAAAAGGAACTACCAGAG CGTTCATGTTTCAGGAAATGTTAGCCAAAGTGAACCAGTGGCGATCAAGAGACGGAGAAAAG ACATCATTAGTTTTGTGAAGAAGACTGTAGCAGGGGTGGCTGGGCTGCTGAGACTGAGGGACCCACTGTCTCCTGCCAGTGAGAGAAACAGAAGGTACACAGCAAGCCAG GGCCCCGTGGGCCTGATGGGAATAGATGAACTTCACACCTCATGGATGAGCAGCTCTGACTGGAAAATGG AGAAACCAACAGTAGGAGGACAGAGGGAGCGGGGGGGGCTGGGCCTCCTCCAGGGAGCCTCTCCCCCTCTGAGAAAACACAG TGGCTCAGTGCTGGGTCCAGGGAacccagacagagggagagacggagacgagCCCCAGAGACGCTCCCTCCAGCTCCTGCCCAGTCGGCCTACCCTGGGGGTTGGGACAGGACCCCCCAGCTCAAACCTACCCCCGCCCACCTCTAACCGCACCCACAGACAGTGCTTGGCAGTGGAGGAG GCTCTGAAGGAGAGTGATAAGGAGCACTACAGACGGCTTCTGGAGATGGTGTCCGATAAATACAGCAAGAGCCAACCGCTGCCCTTCACCCGCACCAAACCCCAGGG GGCAACATTTACACAGGATGGACATAGAATGGCCATTTTGGGAAGAACCTATGAGTCTGTGACCCCAAAGACAGGACCCCTCAGAG CCAACCCCAGTGTGTATATGTGGAGAGATACATCCTCAGCCAAACAAACCAGAGACATGAGAGGAGAGTTGTGGCTCAGTAAGCCTCTCAGCGCAGCTGTGGATACACAACCTGCCAGTAATGCAACG aAGCAGCCAGAGCTGGATCTCTCTGCAGAGGTGGCAGCAAGACTCAACCTGGTTGACAGAGAGAAgccaacacacactgacacactcaacaGTGCTGAGGAGCTCCCCAGGTTCAGCAAG GAGATGGCTGTGGAGGTTAGTCGTGCCCTGTCCCAGAGGGATCCTAACCTGGTCCTGAGCTCAGCCTTCAAGCTATGCATCACACAGAGAGACTTGGCCTCTCTACAGGAAGGGAGCTGGCTCAACGATGAG gtgatTAACTTCTACCTGTCCCTAGTAATGATTCATAGCAGTAGTGCGGGGCAAGGGCTGAAGGTCTACTCCTTCAGTACATTCTTCTTCCCCAAACTTCATGGAGGGGGGCACTCCGCTGTGAAGCGATGGACCAAAGCTGTGGACCTCTTCCAGTATGACATCATCCTGGTTCCGCTGCACCTGGGAGTCCACTGGTCACTGGCT GTGATAAACTTTAACTCCAGGACCGTGAGGTCCTATGACTCTATGGGACAGAGACATGATGACATCTGCAACCTCTTACT GCTGTATCTGAGAGAGGAGCACAAGGCCAGGAAGGACCGAGATCTGGACGCGTGGACAGTGGGCAGCTTGAGGCCCAGT gagatcCCCCAACAGAAGAATGGCAGTGATTGTGGAGTGTTTGCCTGTAAATATGCTGACTATATCGCCCAGGGGCGGCCTCTCAACTTCCGACAG TGTCACATGCCCCTGTTCAGGAAGCTGATGATCTGGGAGATTCTCAACCAGAGGCTTCTGTAG
- the LOC110495762 gene encoding sentrin-specific protease 2 isoform X1, whose translation MYGWVVDGLSSLFEPITGQKHSGWPGLNVGGEIDSQRQDSNARPTKRNYQSVHVSGNVSQSEPVAIKRRRKDIISFVKKTVAGVAGLLRLRDPLSPASERNRRYTASQGPVGLMGIDELHTSWMSSSDWKMEKPTVGGQRERGGLGLLQGASPPLRKHSGSVLGPGNPDRGRDGDEPQRRSLQLLPSRPTLGVGTGPPSSNLPPPTSNRTHRQCLAVEEALKESDKEHYRRLLEMVSDKYSKSQPLPFTRTKPQGATFTQDGHRMAILGRTYESVTPKTGPLRANPSVYMWRDTSSAKQTRDMRGELWLSKPLSAAVDTQPASNATQKQPELDLSAEVAARLNLVDREKPTHTDTLNSAEELPRFSKEMAVEVSRALSQRDPNLVLSSAFKLCITQRDLASLQEGSWLNDEVINFYLSLVMIHSSSAGQGLKVYSFSTFFFPKLHGGGHSAVKRWTKAVDLFQYDIILVPLHLGVHWSLAVINFNSRTVRSYDSMGQRHDDICNLLLLYLREEHKARKDRDLDAWTVGSLRPSEIPQQKNGSDCGVFACKYADYIAQGRPLNFRQCHMPLFRKLMIWEILNQRLL comes from the exons ATGTACGGATGGGTAGTTGACGGACTATCGTCGCTTTTCGAGCCTATAACCGGGCAAAAACATTCCGGTTGGCCTGGTTTGAACGTTGGCGGGGAGATAGACTCGCAACGGCAGGATAGCAACGCCAGGCCAACCAAAAGGAACTACCAGAG CGTTCATGTTTCAGGAAATGTTAGCCAAAGTGAACCAGTGGCGATCAAGAGACGGAGAAAAG ACATCATTAGTTTTGTGAAGAAGACTGTAGCAGGGGTGGCTGGGCTGCTGAGACTGAGGGACCCACTGTCTCCTGCCAGTGAGAGAAACAGAAGGTACACAGCAAGCCAG GGCCCCGTGGGCCTGATGGGAATAGATGAACTTCACACCTCATGGATGAGCAGCTCTGACTGGAAAATGG AGAAACCAACAGTAGGAGGACAGAGGGAGCGGGGGGGGCTGGGCCTCCTCCAGGGAGCCTCTCCCCCTCTGAGAAAACACAG TGGCTCAGTGCTGGGTCCAGGGAacccagacagagggagagacggagacgagCCCCAGAGACGCTCCCTCCAGCTCCTGCCCAGTCGGCCTACCCTGGGGGTTGGGACAGGACCCCCCAGCTCAAACCTACCCCCGCCCACCTCTAACCGCACCCACAGACAGTGCTTGGCAGTGGAGGAG GCTCTGAAGGAGAGTGATAAGGAGCACTACAGACGGCTTCTGGAGATGGTGTCCGATAAATACAGCAAGAGCCAACCGCTGCCCTTCACCCGCACCAAACCCCAGGG GGCAACATTTACACAGGATGGACATAGAATGGCCATTTTGGGAAGAACCTATGAGTCTGTGACCCCAAAGACAGGACCCCTCAGAG CCAACCCCAGTGTGTATATGTGGAGAGATACATCCTCAGCCAAACAAACCAGAGACATGAGAGGAGAGTTGTGGCTCAGTAAGCCTCTCAGCGCAGCTGTGGATACACAACCTGCCAGTAATGCAACG cagaAGCAGCCAGAGCTGGATCTCTCTGCAGAGGTGGCAGCAAGACTCAACCTGGTTGACAGAGAGAAgccaacacacactgacacactcaacaGTGCTGAGGAGCTCCCCAGGTTCAGCAAG GAGATGGCTGTGGAGGTTAGTCGTGCCCTGTCCCAGAGGGATCCTAACCTGGTCCTGAGCTCAGCCTTCAAGCTATGCATCACACAGAGAGACTTGGCCTCTCTACAGGAAGGGAGCTGGCTCAACGATGAG gtgatTAACTTCTACCTGTCCCTAGTAATGATTCATAGCAGTAGTGCGGGGCAAGGGCTGAAGGTCTACTCCTTCAGTACATTCTTCTTCCCCAAACTTCATGGAGGGGGGCACTCCGCTGTGAAGCGATGGACCAAAGCTGTGGACCTCTTCCAGTATGACATCATCCTGGTTCCGCTGCACCTGGGAGTCCACTGGTCACTGGCT GTGATAAACTTTAACTCCAGGACCGTGAGGTCCTATGACTCTATGGGACAGAGACATGATGACATCTGCAACCTCTTACT GCTGTATCTGAGAGAGGAGCACAAGGCCAGGAAGGACCGAGATCTGGACGCGTGGACAGTGGGCAGCTTGAGGCCCAGT gagatcCCCCAACAGAAGAATGGCAGTGATTGTGGAGTGTTTGCCTGTAAATATGCTGACTATATCGCCCAGGGGCGGCCTCTCAACTTCCGACAG TGTCACATGCCCCTGTTCAGGAAGCTGATGATCTGGGAGATTCTCAACCAGAGGCTTCTGTAG
- the LOC110495762 gene encoding sentrin-specific protease 2 isoform X3, giving the protein MYGWVVDGLSSLFEPITGQKHSGWPGLNVGGEIDSQRQDSNARPTKRNYQSVHVSGNVSQSEPVAIKRRRKDIISFVKKTVAGVAGLLRLRDPLSPASERNRRYTASQGPVGLMGIDELHTSWMSSSDWKMEKPTVGGQRERGGLGLLQGASPPLRKHSGSVLGPGNPDRGRDGDEPQRRSLQLLPSRPTLGVGTGPPSSNLPPPTSNRTHRQCLAVEEALKESDKEHYRRLLEMVSDKYSKSQPLPFTRTKPQGATFTQDGHRMAILGRTYESVTPKTGPLRANPSVYMWRDTSSAKQTRDMRGELWLSKPLSAAVDTQPASNATQKQPELDLSAEVAARLNLVDREKPTHTDTLNSAEELPRFSKEMAVEVSRALSQRDPNLVLSSAFKLCITQRDLASLQEGSWLNDEVINFNSRTVRSYDSMGQRHDDICNLLLLYLREEHKARKDRDLDAWTVGSLRPSEIPQQKNGSDCGVFACKYADYIAQGRPLNFRQCHMPLFRKLMIWEILNQRLL; this is encoded by the exons ATGTACGGATGGGTAGTTGACGGACTATCGTCGCTTTTCGAGCCTATAACCGGGCAAAAACATTCCGGTTGGCCTGGTTTGAACGTTGGCGGGGAGATAGACTCGCAACGGCAGGATAGCAACGCCAGGCCAACCAAAAGGAACTACCAGAG CGTTCATGTTTCAGGAAATGTTAGCCAAAGTGAACCAGTGGCGATCAAGAGACGGAGAAAAG ACATCATTAGTTTTGTGAAGAAGACTGTAGCAGGGGTGGCTGGGCTGCTGAGACTGAGGGACCCACTGTCTCCTGCCAGTGAGAGAAACAGAAGGTACACAGCAAGCCAG GGCCCCGTGGGCCTGATGGGAATAGATGAACTTCACACCTCATGGATGAGCAGCTCTGACTGGAAAATGG AGAAACCAACAGTAGGAGGACAGAGGGAGCGGGGGGGGCTGGGCCTCCTCCAGGGAGCCTCTCCCCCTCTGAGAAAACACAG TGGCTCAGTGCTGGGTCCAGGGAacccagacagagggagagacggagacgagCCCCAGAGACGCTCCCTCCAGCTCCTGCCCAGTCGGCCTACCCTGGGGGTTGGGACAGGACCCCCCAGCTCAAACCTACCCCCGCCCACCTCTAACCGCACCCACAGACAGTGCTTGGCAGTGGAGGAG GCTCTGAAGGAGAGTGATAAGGAGCACTACAGACGGCTTCTGGAGATGGTGTCCGATAAATACAGCAAGAGCCAACCGCTGCCCTTCACCCGCACCAAACCCCAGGG GGCAACATTTACACAGGATGGACATAGAATGGCCATTTTGGGAAGAACCTATGAGTCTGTGACCCCAAAGACAGGACCCCTCAGAG CCAACCCCAGTGTGTATATGTGGAGAGATACATCCTCAGCCAAACAAACCAGAGACATGAGAGGAGAGTTGTGGCTCAGTAAGCCTCTCAGCGCAGCTGTGGATACACAACCTGCCAGTAATGCAACG cagaAGCAGCCAGAGCTGGATCTCTCTGCAGAGGTGGCAGCAAGACTCAACCTGGTTGACAGAGAGAAgccaacacacactgacacactcaacaGTGCTGAGGAGCTCCCCAGGTTCAGCAAG GAGATGGCTGTGGAGGTTAGTCGTGCCCTGTCCCAGAGGGATCCTAACCTGGTCCTGAGCTCAGCCTTCAAGCTATGCATCACACAGAGAGACTTGGCCTCTCTACAGGAAGGGAGCTGGCTCAACGATGAG GTGATAAACTTTAACTCCAGGACCGTGAGGTCCTATGACTCTATGGGACAGAGACATGATGACATCTGCAACCTCTTACT GCTGTATCTGAGAGAGGAGCACAAGGCCAGGAAGGACCGAGATCTGGACGCGTGGACAGTGGGCAGCTTGAGGCCCAGT gagatcCCCCAACAGAAGAATGGCAGTGATTGTGGAGTGTTTGCCTGTAAATATGCTGACTATATCGCCCAGGGGCGGCCTCTCAACTTCCGACAG TGTCACATGCCCCTGTTCAGGAAGCTGATGATCTGGGAGATTCTCAACCAGAGGCTTCTGTAG
- the LOC110495762 gene encoding sentrin-specific protease 2 isoform X4: MGIDELHTSWMSSSDWKMEKPTVGGQRERGGLGLLQGASPPLRKHSGSVLGPGNPDRGRDGDEPQRRSLQLLPSRPTLGVGTGPPSSNLPPPTSNRTHRQCLAVEEALKESDKEHYRRLLEMVSDKYSKSQPLPFTRTKPQGATFTQDGHRMAILGRTYESVTPKTGPLRANPSVYMWRDTSSAKQTRDMRGELWLSKPLSAAVDTQPASNATQKQPELDLSAEVAARLNLVDREKPTHTDTLNSAEELPRFSKEMAVEVSRALSQRDPNLVLSSAFKLCITQRDLASLQEGSWLNDEVINFYLSLVMIHSSSAGQGLKVYSFSTFFFPKLHGGGHSAVKRWTKAVDLFQYDIILVPLHLGVHWSLAVINFNSRTVRSYDSMGQRHDDICNLLLLYLREEHKARKDRDLDAWTVGSLRPSEIPQQKNGSDCGVFACKYADYIAQGRPLNFRQCHMPLFRKLMIWEILNQRLL; this comes from the exons ATGGGAATAGATGAACTTCACACCTCATGGATGAGCAGCTCTGACTGGAAAATGG AGAAACCAACAGTAGGAGGACAGAGGGAGCGGGGGGGGCTGGGCCTCCTCCAGGGAGCCTCTCCCCCTCTGAGAAAACACAG TGGCTCAGTGCTGGGTCCAGGGAacccagacagagggagagacggagacgagCCCCAGAGACGCTCCCTCCAGCTCCTGCCCAGTCGGCCTACCCTGGGGGTTGGGACAGGACCCCCCAGCTCAAACCTACCCCCGCCCACCTCTAACCGCACCCACAGACAGTGCTTGGCAGTGGAGGAG GCTCTGAAGGAGAGTGATAAGGAGCACTACAGACGGCTTCTGGAGATGGTGTCCGATAAATACAGCAAGAGCCAACCGCTGCCCTTCACCCGCACCAAACCCCAGGG GGCAACATTTACACAGGATGGACATAGAATGGCCATTTTGGGAAGAACCTATGAGTCTGTGACCCCAAAGACAGGACCCCTCAGAG CCAACCCCAGTGTGTATATGTGGAGAGATACATCCTCAGCCAAACAAACCAGAGACATGAGAGGAGAGTTGTGGCTCAGTAAGCCTCTCAGCGCAGCTGTGGATACACAACCTGCCAGTAATGCAACG cagaAGCAGCCAGAGCTGGATCTCTCTGCAGAGGTGGCAGCAAGACTCAACCTGGTTGACAGAGAGAAgccaacacacactgacacactcaacaGTGCTGAGGAGCTCCCCAGGTTCAGCAAG GAGATGGCTGTGGAGGTTAGTCGTGCCCTGTCCCAGAGGGATCCTAACCTGGTCCTGAGCTCAGCCTTCAAGCTATGCATCACACAGAGAGACTTGGCCTCTCTACAGGAAGGGAGCTGGCTCAACGATGAG gtgatTAACTTCTACCTGTCCCTAGTAATGATTCATAGCAGTAGTGCGGGGCAAGGGCTGAAGGTCTACTCCTTCAGTACATTCTTCTTCCCCAAACTTCATGGAGGGGGGCACTCCGCTGTGAAGCGATGGACCAAAGCTGTGGACCTCTTCCAGTATGACATCATCCTGGTTCCGCTGCACCTGGGAGTCCACTGGTCACTGGCT GTGATAAACTTTAACTCCAGGACCGTGAGGTCCTATGACTCTATGGGACAGAGACATGATGACATCTGCAACCTCTTACT GCTGTATCTGAGAGAGGAGCACAAGGCCAGGAAGGACCGAGATCTGGACGCGTGGACAGTGGGCAGCTTGAGGCCCAGT gagatcCCCCAACAGAAGAATGGCAGTGATTGTGGAGTGTTTGCCTGTAAATATGCTGACTATATCGCCCAGGGGCGGCCTCTCAACTTCCGACAG TGTCACATGCCCCTGTTCAGGAAGCTGATGATCTGGGAGATTCTCAACCAGAGGCTTCTGTAG